In the Lascolabacillus massiliensis genome, one interval contains:
- a CDS encoding arginine deiminase produces the protein MTESKITLNVQSEVGKLEAVLLHYPGPEVENMTPRNAERALYSDILNLSIAQKEYDQLHGVLSKTSRVYEVSDLLTKVLENDILKEQLIQKIGEMEQVPGYIDYLMKLSPRNLSKILIEGLPININTLTDYLREEYYALKPLYNFYFTRDASVVIGNNAMVCKMANSVRMRESLIMNAIFKSGLFFDSNLFNIYDISDNNPSVKVEGGDILVIRDDILLIGNGSRTSSQGIDLIVEEFCKTGSGKKHVIVQQLPESPESFIHLDMVFTMLDTNTAMVYKPLIMNSSPYQTVYMQIEDGKVVKISSSGGILNSLRKLGVDLEPVVCGGKADEWDQEREQWHSGANFLAIAPGKVISYARNIHTLEELSKNGFEIVTAQDVINEKYNLDTLSKCVITIEGSELPRGGGGPRCMTMPLRRS, from the coding sequence ATGACAGAATCCAAAATAACCTTGAATGTACAGTCCGAGGTAGGCAAACTCGAAGCTGTATTATTACACTATCCGGGACCCGAAGTAGAGAACATGACCCCACGAAATGCCGAAAGAGCGTTATATAGTGATATTCTCAACTTATCTATAGCTCAAAAGGAGTATGATCAATTACATGGGGTGCTGAGTAAGACTTCCAGAGTATATGAGGTATCTGACTTGCTTACTAAAGTACTTGAGAATGACATTCTTAAGGAACAACTTATACAAAAAATAGGTGAAATGGAGCAGGTTCCCGGGTATATCGACTACCTCATGAAACTATCTCCCCGAAACTTGTCCAAAATATTAATAGAGGGATTACCAATAAATATAAATACACTTACCGACTATCTGCGTGAAGAGTATTACGCATTAAAGCCTCTTTACAATTTCTACTTTACAAGAGATGCCAGTGTAGTAATTGGTAACAATGCAATGGTATGTAAAATGGCAAATAGTGTTAGAATGCGTGAGTCACTTATTATGAATGCAATTTTTAAAAGTGGACTTTTCTTCGACTCTAATCTGTTTAATATATATGATATTTCAGATAACAATCCTTCCGTGAAAGTAGAGGGAGGAGATATACTCGTTATAAGAGATGATATACTGCTAATTGGTAATGGCTCGAGGACTAGCTCACAAGGAATTGACCTCATAGTAGAGGAGTTTTGTAAAACCGGTAGTGGTAAAAAACATGTAATAGTGCAACAGCTGCCCGAATCTCCCGAATCATTTATTCACCTGGATATGGTATTTACTATGCTCGATACTAACACCGCCATGGTATATAAACCTTTAATTATGAACAGCTCACCCTACCAAACGGTGTATATGCAGATTGAAGATGGAAAAGTTGTCAAAATTTCTTCTTCAGGAGGTATACTAAACTCACTCAGGAAACTTGGTGTTGATCTGGAACCGGTAGTTTGTGGTGGTAAAGCCGATGAGTGGGATCAGGAGAGAGAACAATGGCATAGTGGAGCAAATTTCCTGGCAATAGCTCCCGGTAAGGTGATATCATATGCACGTAACATTCATACTTTGGAGGAGTTAAGCAAGAATGGTTTTGAAATTGTCACAGCACAAGATGTTATAAATGAGAAGTACAATCTCGATACACTATCAAAGTGCGTTATCACAATTGAAGGATCCGAATTACCTCGCGGTGGAGGTGGTCCCCGATGCATGACTATGCCACTTCGACGCAGTTAA
- a CDS encoding RsmD family RNA methyltransferase — protein MRIISGKYKSRRIQVPTNLKARPTTDFAKEGLFNVLNNYIDWDDTSALDLFSGTGSIALELVSRGCSRVVSVESEQLHWRFITIAKEKLEASELYPLKADVFKFLISCREQFDLIFADPPYDLKEVDTIPDLILDKNLLKPDGLLILEHSKSHDFTMHPRFNRELKYGSVHFSFFI, from the coding sequence ATGCGTATAATAAGCGGAAAATATAAATCAAGAAGGATTCAGGTACCCACTAATCTTAAAGCGAGACCAACAACCGACTTTGCAAAAGAGGGCCTTTTCAACGTTCTCAATAATTATATTGATTGGGATGATACATCTGCACTTGACCTGTTCTCAGGTACAGGGAGTATAGCACTAGAGCTTGTTTCAAGAGGATGCAGCCGCGTTGTTTCTGTTGAATCAGAGCAGCTTCACTGGCGATTTATAACAATTGCAAAGGAAAAACTTGAAGCAAGTGAACTATATCCATTAAAAGCCGATGTTTTCAAATTTTTAATTTCATGCAGAGAACAGTTTGATCTGATATTTGCTGACCCCCCTTATGATTTAAAAGAGGTTGACACAATACCCGATCTTATATTAGATAAAAATCTTCTCAAACCTGATGGTCTTCTGATATTGGAACATTCAAAATCTCACGATTTCACAATGCATCCCCGATTCAACAGAGAGCTAAAATATGGCAGTGTTCACTTTTCATTTTTCATCTGA
- a CDS encoding Cbp1 family collagen-binding glycoprotein adhesin, protein MKKIWILFLVMGLIVSCTNVKESKEYKELQAQRDSLLMQSSDSEREAAEMMSVISDVEANFEKIREAEKYISTQSSQAGEMSQDTKQRVADNFKMISEILQRNKVQLEELNKKYSSSNKEVAALKNTISRLNREMQESSGRLAELQNELALKDEQIAQLSQDITSLALETEQQMITIQEQDRSLNTAYYVFGTANELKNQKILSGGFLQATRVMQDTFNKDYFLQIDIREVKEIPLYSKKGKLWSTHPEGTYEFVNGSDGNLIFHITDTQRFWSLTKYLIIEVS, encoded by the coding sequence ATGAAAAAAATATGGATTTTGTTTCTTGTGATGGGACTAATTGTTTCATGTACAAATGTGAAGGAGTCAAAAGAATATAAGGAATTGCAGGCACAACGCGACTCTCTTTTGATGCAATCGTCAGATTCAGAAAGAGAAGCTGCAGAAATGATGTCAGTAATTAGTGATGTTGAGGCAAATTTTGAAAAGATAAGAGAAGCTGAGAAATATATTTCTACTCAATCTTCACAAGCTGGAGAGATGAGTCAGGATACTAAACAGCGTGTAGCTGATAACTTTAAGATGATCAGTGAGATCTTGCAACGTAATAAAGTACAGTTGGAAGAACTTAATAAAAAATATAGCAGTAGTAATAAAGAAGTAGCTGCTTTAAAAAATACAATCAGCAGACTCAATCGTGAAATGCAGGAGAGCTCAGGCAGATTGGCTGAACTTCAAAATGAGCTGGCATTGAAGGATGAGCAGATTGCTCAGCTATCGCAGGATATAACCTCTCTGGCACTTGAGACAGAACAGCAGATGATTACTATTCAGGAGCAGGATAGATCACTAAACACTGCCTATTATGTATTTGGTACAGCAAATGAACTTAAAAATCAAAAAATTCTTTCAGGAGGTTTTCTTCAGGCTACTCGTGTAATGCAGGATACATTTAATAAAGATTATTTTCTGCAGATCGACATTCGTGAAGTTAAAGAGATACCTTTATACTCTAAGAAAGGAAAATTATGGTCTACCCATCCCGAAGGAACATATGAGTTTGTAAACGGTAGTGATGGGAATCTGATTTTTCATATAACAGATACTCAGAGATTCTGGAGTCTTACAAAATATCTAATCATAGAAGTTAGCTGA
- a CDS encoding ATP-dependent DNA helicase, which translates to MINSFFIEKINENFPYNFTSDQIHALEKLTAFLFSNDGDHIFLLTGYAGTGKSSLIGSLVRTMSQFNQKTVLLAPTGRAAKVFSGYAAQKAYTIHKKIYRQQKMSEGTMQFTLSENLHKHTLFIVDEASMINNESPDFSVFGTGRLLDDLIEYVYSAEGCRILLIGDDAQLPPVKQEFSPALDTEVLKSYSLHVTEANLTDIVRQEIESGILHNATYLRDSLAMQATDVFPKLKIEGFADVKRITGKDLIYEISDAYSRDGIEETIIISRSNKRVNAYNNGIRNTVLFREEELSTGDILMITKNNYFWIEEYEHLDFLANGEFVEVERVRDQEELYGFRFCNVVLYHREYDIEFEAKINLDVLHTEVPGLTSEQNNQLFTNVMEDYSDISQKRLRYKKVKEDPYFNALQTKYGYAVTCHKAQGGEWKNVFLDIGYIQESYLGESFYRWLYTSVTRATQTLYLVNLPDDFVELSKI; encoded by the coding sequence ATGATAAATAGCTTTTTTATTGAGAAAATCAATGAAAATTTCCCATACAACTTTACGAGTGACCAGATCCATGCTTTAGAAAAGCTTACAGCATTTCTTTTTTCAAATGATGGCGACCACATTTTTTTACTTACCGGATATGCCGGTACGGGTAAATCATCATTAATCGGTAGTCTTGTTAGAACAATGTCCCAATTTAACCAAAAAACTGTTTTACTGGCTCCTACAGGCAGAGCTGCGAAAGTGTTTTCAGGTTATGCAGCACAGAAGGCATATACAATACACAAAAAGATCTACAGACAGCAAAAGATGTCTGAAGGGACAATGCAGTTTACCTTGTCGGAGAATCTGCATAAACATACGCTATTTATAGTTGATGAGGCATCAATGATTAATAATGAATCCCCTGATTTTTCGGTATTTGGAACAGGAAGATTACTTGATGACCTTATCGAGTATGTTTATTCTGCAGAAGGCTGCAGGATCCTTTTGATTGGCGATGATGCCCAGTTACCGCCTGTTAAACAGGAGTTTAGTCCCGCTCTCGATACAGAGGTTCTGAAATCATATTCATTGCATGTTACGGAAGCTAATCTTACAGATATTGTGAGGCAGGAGATCGAGTCAGGAATTCTCCACAACGCAACTTATTTGAGAGACTCACTGGCAATGCAAGCAACTGATGTTTTTCCAAAGCTTAAAATTGAAGGTTTTGCAGATGTTAAAAGAATTACAGGTAAAGATCTGATTTACGAGATATCAGATGCTTATTCACGTGACGGAATAGAGGAAACTATTATAATTTCCCGTTCCAATAAGCGTGTAAACGCATATAATAATGGGATAAGGAATACTGTTTTATTTCGTGAAGAAGAGCTCTCAACAGGTGATATTCTCATGATTACCAAAAACAACTATTTCTGGATTGAAGAGTATGAACATCTTGACTTTCTTGCCAATGGAGAGTTTGTAGAAGTTGAACGTGTAAGAGATCAGGAGGAGTTGTATGGTTTCAGGTTCTGCAATGTTGTTTTGTATCATCGTGAATATGATATCGAATTTGAAGCCAAGATAAATTTAGATGTTTTACATACAGAAGTGCCGGGATTAACATCAGAGCAGAATAATCAGCTTTTCACTAATGTAATGGAGGATTATAGTGATATTTCTCAGAAACGACTCAGATATAAGAAGGTAAAAGAAGATCCTTATTTTAATGCCCTCCAAACAAAATATGGATATGCAGTTACCTGTCATAAAGCACAGGGCGGTGAATGGAAAAATGTTTTTTTGGATATAGGATATATACAGGAATCATATCTTGGTGAAAGCTTTTACAGATGGTTATATACTTCGGTTACAAGGGCAACTCAAACGTTATATCTTGTGAATTTACCTGATGATTTTGTTGAGCTTTCTAAAATATGA
- a CDS encoding LacI family DNA-binding transcriptional regulator, with amino-acid sequence MAQITLKDIAKALNLSPSTVSRAMRDHPAISKKTRKIVKDYAEAHKYKPNRLALQLRTNKNNTIGVIVPEIVHYFFSTVLDGIQQETESEGYNLLISHSNEDYEREVKCVETLLDARVCGILVSQSKTTVKYDHFQEILDNNVHLLFFDRICTGINTDKVVVDDYAGAFTAVEYLIESGCRNIAFLGSVPSMPISNNRRMGYEDALRKHKIAIDKKLIEVCDTVELAKKVIPEMLKLDPVPDAFFCINDEVAAYCIQIAKSLGFMVPEEVSVCGFTNSYITEVTYPRLTSVDQYGVEMGKVAARLLINRIEGREKKEGVVSRVIKTELVVKESTKPVQSIAQRY; translated from the coding sequence ATGGCACAAATTACCTTAAAAGATATAGCAAAAGCACTTAATTTATCGCCATCTACTGTTTCACGGGCAATGCGTGACCATCCTGCTATTAGTAAAAAAACTCGCAAAATTGTAAAAGATTATGCCGAGGCGCATAAATATAAACCAAACAGACTGGCATTACAGCTGCGTACTAATAAAAACAACACAATTGGTGTAATTGTCCCTGAAATTGTTCACTATTTTTTTTCAACAGTGCTCGATGGAATTCAGCAAGAAACCGAGAGCGAAGGGTATAATCTCCTAATATCACACTCAAATGAAGATTATGAGAGGGAGGTAAAATGTGTGGAAACACTACTTGATGCAAGAGTTTGTGGTATATTGGTTTCTCAGTCCAAAACAACAGTAAAGTATGACCATTTTCAGGAAATATTAGATAATAATGTGCATCTCCTTTTTTTCGACCGTATATGTACAGGTATAAACACTGATAAGGTTGTAGTTGATGATTATGCAGGAGCATTTACTGCTGTTGAATATCTGATTGAATCCGGGTGCAGGAATATTGCTTTTTTAGGCTCCGTACCTTCAATGCCGATATCCAATAACAGGAGAATGGGGTATGAGGATGCACTGCGTAAGCATAAGATAGCTATAGATAAAAAACTGATAGAGGTGTGCGATACTGTTGAACTTGCAAAGAAAGTGATTCCTGAGATGCTTAAACTTGATCCTGTTCCTGATGCATTCTTCTGTATTAATGATGAGGTAGCTGCATACTGTATACAGATAGCGAAAAGTTTAGGTTTTATGGTGCCTGAAGAGGTGTCGGTCTGTGGCTTTACAAACAGTTATATTACAGAGGTTACATATCCCAGACTTACAAGTGTAGACCAGTATGGTGTGGAGATGGGAAAGGTGGCTGCGCGACTTCTTATAAACCGTATTGAAGGAAGAGAAAAAAAAGAGGGAGTGGTTAGCCGGGTAATCAAGACTGAATTAGTAGTAAAAGAGTCAACAAAACCAGTGCAATCGATTGCGCAGAGATATTAA
- the rsmI gene encoding 16S rRNA (cytidine(1402)-2'-O)-methyltransferase, producing MGKLYVVPTPVGNLEDITLRAIKVLKECDVILAEDTRTSSVLIKHYGIETRMQSYHKFNEHKTTAHLVERMKSGEVFALISDAGTPAISDPGYLLVRDCITAGVEVECLPGATAFVPALVESGLPNDRFCFEGFLPQKKGRQTRLKLLSEETRTMIFYESPYRVIKTLSQLAENMGNDRYASVSREISKMYAETVRGTLEELTNHFKENEPRGEFVIIVKGKD from the coding sequence ATGGGAAAACTGTATGTTGTACCCACTCCTGTAGGAAATCTGGAAGATATTACTCTTAGAGCAATTAAGGTGCTTAAAGAGTGTGATGTTATTTTGGCTGAGGATACACGGACCAGTAGTGTACTGATCAAACATTATGGTATTGAGACACGCATGCAGTCATATCATAAATTTAATGAGCATAAGACTACAGCTCATTTAGTGGAGAGAATGAAATCGGGAGAGGTGTTTGCATTAATCTCAGATGCAGGAACTCCAGCTATTTCTGATCCCGGATATCTTCTAGTAAGGGATTGTATTACTGCAGGAGTAGAAGTTGAATGCCTTCCGGGAGCAACTGCTTTTGTGCCAGCCCTGGTTGAATCAGGTCTGCCTAATGATCGCTTTTGCTTTGAAGGGTTTCTTCCTCAGAAAAAAGGGAGACAAACACGACTTAAACTGCTCTCTGAAGAAACGAGAACTATGATTTTTTACGAATCTCCGTACAGAGTTATCAAAACACTTTCTCAACTTGCTGAAAATATGGGAAATGATAGATACGCATCTGTTTCAAGGGAGATATCCAAAATGTATGCCGAGACAGTTAGAGGAACACTTGAAGAATTAACAAATCATTTTAAAGAAAACGAACCGAGGGGTGAGTTTGTTATAATAGTTAAAGGTAAGGATTGA
- a CDS encoding DUF3822 family protein — MFLPENIDLANSEKYRLSIRLSPNGFSFYFHSSENPDIFHFQKTDLSNKLSYIDNIKKIIFDQGFFSSPFNKTTVILVSPHYTIVPKPYFDERKSKDIMDFNFHNLKGTILHNSSESDKLSVLFNMDEDVHSFLTRHLSNPEFKHHTSSLLCFFNTYKQKENQKKCFVDFHDGFVSIYSYLEDKLLSALTFPANSKQDITYYIASIWEKQSFDQTKDCLYLCGEIDSHLSVISDLKRLINNVERVELKPKAKISAEEMRVLPTDVIASLCV; from the coding sequence ATGTTTCTACCGGAGAATATAGATTTAGCAAATTCAGAGAAATATAGATTATCCATTCGGTTATCACCGAATGGATTTTCTTTTTATTTTCATTCCTCTGAGAACCCCGATATATTTCACTTTCAGAAAACTGATTTAAGTAATAAGTTATCATATATTGATAACATCAAGAAGATAATATTTGATCAGGGATTCTTCAGCAGTCCTTTCAATAAAACCACAGTTATACTTGTTTCTCCCCATTACACTATCGTACCTAAACCCTATTTCGATGAGAGAAAAAGTAAGGATATTATGGATTTCAATTTCCATAATCTAAAAGGTACAATACTTCATAACTCTTCAGAATCTGATAAGTTATCTGTATTGTTTAACATGGACGAGGATGTGCATTCTTTTCTTACAAGACATTTAAGTAATCCTGAGTTTAAACATCACACATCGTCACTTCTATGTTTTTTTAACACATACAAACAGAAAGAAAATCAAAAAAAGTGCTTTGTAGACTTTCATGATGGCTTTGTTTCGATATACAGCTATCTTGAAGATAAGCTTCTATCAGCATTAACATTTCCCGCTAATAGCAAACAGGATATAACTTATTATATTGCGAGCATCTGGGAAAAACAGTCGTTCGACCAAACCAAAGATTGCCTCTATTTATGTGGTGAGATCGATTCACACTTATCAGTTATAAGCGATCTGAAGAGATTAATAAACAATGTTGAAAGAGTGGAGTTGAAACCGAAAGCAAAAATTTCGGCTGAAGAGATGCGAGTATTACCAACTGATGTAATTGCTTCCTTATGCGTATAA
- a CDS encoding MFS transporter has translation MKKRRLSFWEIWNMSFGFFGIQFGFALQNANVSRIFETLGARVEDIPILWIAAPITGLIVQPIIGHLSDKTWNSFGRRRPYFMIGAIFTTLALYIMPNSPSLWIAAGMLWIMDASINISMEPFRAFVGDNLPSEQRTMGFAMQSFFIGTGAVIASALPYILTNWFGISNTAAEGVIPESVKLSFYVGGVVLIASVLYTVLTSKEYSPEELAAFEEEKEKSTGIKTVIKTPVNSGQFMKRGVIWTLIGIATTFIIKSFRLAEDNGQLYIISGLLLVFGLILIISGLITKNNNRPQGMVGIMNDLLHMPKTMGQLAVVQFFSWLSFYALWIYTTPAITQHIYGTTDSTSLLYNQGANWVGVLFAVYNAVSAISAFLLPVIARQIGRKATHSIALAFGGVSLISLFFIKDPNMLVIPMIGVGFAWGSILSMPYAILTGSLPADKMGTYMGIFNFFIVIPQILAASILGFITRELFNGQVILTLVLAGCSLILGALSLSIVQDKDDVYKLKR, from the coding sequence ATGAAAAAAAGACGATTATCCTTTTGGGAGATATGGAATATGAGTTTCGGTTTCTTTGGCATACAGTTTGGTTTTGCTTTACAAAATGCTAATGTCAGCCGTATTTTTGAGACACTGGGTGCCAGGGTTGAGGATATTCCAATATTATGGATAGCTGCACCTATAACCGGATTAATTGTACAGCCAATTATTGGTCATTTAAGTGATAAAACCTGGAATAGCTTTGGCCGTCGCCGGCCATACTTCATGATAGGTGCTATATTTACTACGTTAGCTCTTTATATAATGCCAAACTCTCCATCATTATGGATTGCTGCCGGAATGTTGTGGATAATGGATGCTTCTATCAATATCTCAATGGAACCTTTCAGAGCCTTTGTGGGTGATAACCTCCCGTCTGAGCAAAGAACAATGGGGTTTGCTATGCAAAGCTTTTTTATCGGCACAGGTGCAGTTATAGCATCAGCGTTGCCTTATATATTAACTAACTGGTTTGGAATATCTAATACTGCTGCTGAAGGTGTAATACCTGAATCTGTGAAGCTCTCATTTTATGTGGGGGGAGTAGTACTTATTGCTTCTGTTCTTTATACAGTCTTAACATCGAAAGAGTATTCACCTGAGGAACTGGCTGCCTTTGAAGAAGAGAAAGAGAAGTCTACCGGTATTAAAACTGTTATTAAGACCCCTGTAAACTCTGGTCAGTTTATGAAAAGAGGTGTAATATGGACTCTTATAGGTATTGCTACAACATTTATAATTAAGTCATTTAGACTGGCAGAAGACAATGGTCAATTATATATAATCTCTGGACTACTCTTGGTCTTTGGTTTAATTCTAATAATTTCAGGTTTGATTACCAAGAACAACAATCGGCCACAAGGTATGGTGGGTATAATGAATGACCTGCTTCATATGCCTAAAACAATGGGGCAGCTTGCAGTTGTTCAGTTCTTCTCCTGGCTGTCATTTTATGCTTTGTGGATTTATACAACTCCAGCTATTACACAACATATATATGGTACAACAGATTCCACATCATTGCTTTATAATCAGGGGGCAAACTGGGTTGGAGTCCTTTTTGCCGTATATAATGCAGTATCAGCAATCAGCGCTTTCCTTCTTCCAGTAATTGCTCGTCAGATAGGCCGTAAAGCCACTCACTCAATAGCTTTAGCTTTTGGAGGAGTATCATTAATCTCCCTGTTTTTTATCAAAGATCCAAATATGTTGGTAATACCCATGATAGGTGTTGGTTTTGCCTGGGGAAGCATTCTATCAATGCCATATGCAATATTAACAGGCTCATTGCCCGCTGATAAGATGGGTACCTATATGGGTATATTCAATTTCTTTATTGTAATTCCACAGATACTTGCTGCAAGTATACTTGGTTTTATTACACGTGAACTGTTTAATGGACAAGTAATACTAACCTTAGTGCTTGCGGGATGCTCACTCATATTAGGTGCACTAAGTTTATCTATTGTCCAGGATAAAGATGATGTTTATAAGCTAAAGCGATAA
- a CDS encoding YjjG family noncanonical pyrimidine nucleotidase gives MYESLFIDLDDTLWDIHLNGKECLEEVYHDYGYSKYYPTFEDYYKVYMPSNNYLWGLYRQGVIKKEELIVERFLAPVREFGIDDPEYAKNLSDDFLERTTRKTRLVDGTIELLEYLKPRYKMHILSNGFREVQYKKIENSGLRKYFDKIILSEDANINKPHEGMFTYALKNTNSKRNKTIMIGDSWEADIVGAKNSRIDQIWFNPAHLNPDGFEPTYTVDSLLKIIEIL, from the coding sequence ATGTACGAGAGTTTATTTATTGATCTGGACGATACGCTTTGGGATATTCATCTTAATGGCAAGGAGTGTCTGGAAGAGGTTTATCATGACTATGGGTACTCAAAATATTACCCAACATTTGAGGATTACTACAAGGTTTATATGCCCAGTAATAATTATCTGTGGGGACTCTATCGGCAGGGAGTGATCAAAAAAGAAGAACTAATCGTTGAAAGATTTCTGGCTCCTGTAAGGGAGTTTGGAATTGATGATCCGGAATATGCTAAAAATCTCAGTGATGATTTTCTTGAAAGGACAACCAGGAAGACCAGGTTGGTTGATGGTACCATTGAACTATTAGAGTATTTGAAACCAAGATATAAAATGCATATTCTATCGAATGGATTCAGAGAGGTACAATATAAAAAAATAGAAAACTCAGGCTTGAGAAAGTACTTTGATAAAATAATCCTATCTGAAGATGCAAATATAAATAAGCCTCACGAAGGGATGTTTACATATGCACTTAAAAACACCAACTCGAAGCGTAATAAAACAATAATGATAGGTGATAGCTGGGAAGCTGATATTGTTGGTGCAAAAAATAGCAGGATTGACCAGATATGGTTCAATCCTGCACATTTAAATCCTGATGGATTTGAACCTACATATACAGTAGATTCACTTTTGAAAATTATTGAAATTCTCTGA